The Megachile rotundata isolate GNS110a chromosome 3, iyMegRotu1, whole genome shotgun sequence genome includes a window with the following:
- the LOC105663217 gene encoding uncharacterized protein LOC105663217, which translates to MRIARVVTICAALISTLIGAETERPRRRSQPKNHLSPPRIENISTTPITFTTLQPELRSFSSQIDASVHFPNRRPRIRTSRFATFRLRESNRPKNTRHRRQLHRRAKKSRLGRSFDISETKTIETVHGPPKISEEIHIEPIVRVTKNKSVLDSIIDMIRRLIGTEKTLGPLVGPFHFPGVGDKVYVRLLDPVLPDHLVIRFVSHSPVTKAESPIGKDISLPIQLAKHPEILPAIAHESFVSPNELVSFSKHPVVASIASDSFLSSSNKVQASKPLVSHKFLGSGWNVPKTYGVDVNIHSNLTNTYQPSPLSTNNAVDWNFQPNGKIKELSYQDSFNQVYQPGTEDPGLKYVQDFHDPFNASDFQAENPFVPVQDYNVHQFENKFTSESPPKYSLDFVSKKMRYLNLDGSVSDDKDGGFKPMEDPTSKGVRVIRKIQVRRKEIGTNEKDRKGAEKSRAEVNRKIDDITNVVRNETRLNEDDSKEYFPNFGQRFQNESSTEPGNVKPVLTKEQSNSTDSRTI; encoded by the exons ATGAGGATCGCGCGTGTGGTCACG ATTTGTGCTGCGTTAATATCGACCCTGATCGGTGCAGAGACCGAACGACCCCGAAG ACGATCACAGCCGAAGAACCACCTGTCTCCACCGAGGATAGAGAACATCAGCACAACACCGATAACGTTCACCACCCTCCAACCAGAGCTAAGATCCTTCAGCTCACAAATCGACGCCAGCGTGCATTTCCCCAACAGAAGACCCAGAATTCGCACCAGTCGGTTCGCCACGTTCAGACTAAGGGAGTCAAATCGCCCTAAAAACACTCGTCACCGAAGACAGCTTCACCGACGCGCCAAAAAGTCCCGTTTAGGGAGATCGTTCGACATCAGCGAAACTAAAACGATAGAGACAGTGCACGGACCACCGAAAATCTCAGAGGAGATCCACATCGAGCCCATCGTTCGTGTGACGAAGAACAAAAGCGTATTGGACTCGATTATTGATATGATACGGCGATTAATCGGGACTGAGAAGACGTTGGGTCCTCTGGTGGGTCCTTTCCACTTCCCCGGAGTGGGAGACAAAGTGTACGTCAGACTCCTGGACCCGGTGCTTCCCGATCACCTGGTGATTCGATTCGTGTCCCACTCGCCGGTCACCAAGGCGGAATCTCCGATCGGCAAGGATATCTCTCTTCCGATTCAATTAGCGAAGCACCCTGAAATCTTGCCCGCCATCGCTCACGAGTCCTTCGTGTCTCCTAACGAATTAGTGAGCTTCAGCAAACATCCTGTCGTTGCGTCTATTGCTTCGGACAGTTTCCTGTCCTCCAGCAATAAGGTTCAAGCTTCGAAGCCTTTGGTGAGCCATAAGTTCCTGGGAAGCGGCTGGAATGTACCTAAGACCTATGGTGTGGATGTGAACATCCACAGCAATTTGACGAACACGTACCAACCTTCGCCATTATCTACAAACAATGCAGTTGATTGGAATTTTCAACCAAACGGGAAAATTAAAGAACTGAGTTATCAGGATTCCTTCAACCAGGTGTACCAGCCAGGCACGGAGGACCCTGGATTGAAGTACGTCCAGGACTTCCATGACCCGTTCAACGCTTCAGACTTCCAGGCGGAAAATCCTTTTGTCCCCGTGCAGGATTACAATGTGCATCAGTTTGAGAATAAATTTACCTCTGAGAGTCCTCCGAAGTACAGTCTCGATTTTGTCAGCAAGAAGATGAGGTATCTGAACTTGGACGGAAGCGTTTCGGACGACAAGGATGGAGGTTTTAAACCTATGGAAGATCCTACTTCCAAAGGGGTTAGGGTGATTAGGAAGATACAAGTGAGGAGGAAGGAAATTGGGACGAACGAAAAGGATCGGAAAGGAGCGGAAAAGAGCAGGGCGGAAGTCAACAGGAAGATTGATGACATTACAAACGTGGTTAGAAACGAGACACGATTGAACGAAGATGACAGCAAGGAATATTTTCCTAATTTTGGACAACGTTTTCAGAACGAGTCATCTACGGAGCCTGGGAACGTGAAGCCTGTGTTAACGAAGGAGCAATCGAACTCGACTGACTCGAGAACGATATAG